The nucleotide sequence GCGCGCGGCCGTGGCGCTGCGCGGTGCCGGGGTCGAGGCATCCGTCCTCGCCGGAGGCATCGACGCGTGGAACCGCGACATCGCGGCGGTCCACGCGTGAACGGGCTGCGCACCGTCGAGGATCACCTCGCCGACGTGCTCGCCGCCGCCGTGCCCCTACCCGGCGAGCGCGTCCCGCTCAGCGACGCGCACGGCCGCACTCTCAACGAACCCGTGCGCGCAGCCGAGGACATCCCGGTCTTCGACAACTCCGCGATGGACGGCTTCGCCGTGCGCTTCGCGGATGTCACGGATGCGGCCGCCGACGCCCCGGTGACCCTCCGGGTCGTTTCCGATCTGCCCGCCGGCACCGCCGACGACCCGGCCCTCGCGCCCGGTGAGGCCGCCCGCATCATGACGGGGTCGCCGGTCCCGTCCGACGCGGACGCCATCGTGCCGTTCGAGGACACGGCCGGCGGACTCGCGGACTCGCTCGGATCGATCTCGGTCCTGCGCGCGCCGCGCGCCGCAGGTGCGCACATCCGCCGCGCCGGCGAGGACGCGCATGCCGGCGCAGAGGTGCTTCCCGCAGGCGTCGTGCTCGGTGCCCTGCAGGTTGCGGCGGTGGCGGCATCCGGAGTCGCCGAGGTCGTGGTCTCGCGGCGGCCACGGGTGGCCGTCATCTCGACCGGCAGCGAACTGGTCGAGGCCGGGGCGCCGCTGCGCCGCGGCCAGATCCCCGAATCGAACAGTGTGCTGCTCGCCGCCCTCGCCGCGGACGCCGGCGCCGAGGTCGTGCGCCGCGCGAGCGTTCCAGACGAGCCCGGCGACCTCGACGCGGTGCTGGCGGAGGTCACGGACCCGCGATCGCCGCAGTGCGCCGACGTCGTCGTCTTCTCCGGCGGGGTCAGCGCGGGCGCGTACGAGGTCGTCAAGACGACCCTCGCGAGCACGATGACGTTCTCGAAGATCGCGATGCAGCCGGGCAAGCCGCAGGGCTTCGGCCGCCTTCCCTCGGGCGCGCTGCTGTTCGGCCTCCCCGGAAACCCCGTCAGCGCCGCGGTGTCGTTCGAGGTGTTCGTCCGCTCGGCGCTCCTGCGCATGCAGGGTCGCCGCGTGCTGGATCGCCCCGTCCTCGCCCTGCCCGCGGGCGACGGCTGGCGCACTCCGCCCGGCCGGCGGCAGTACCTCCCCGTCACCATCGATCGCACCGACCCGCGAGCATGGCGGGTGATCCCCGCGACCTCCGGCGGCTCACACCTCGCCGGCGGCCTGGGCCGCGCCGAGGCGTACGCGGTGGTGCCGGCGGAGGCCGACGCCGTCTCAGCCGGCGACCTCGTCGATGTCATGCTGATCTCATGAGCACCGACCAGCCCACGTTCACGCACCTCGACGAGGCGGGCAATGCCCGCATGGTCGACGTGACCCTCAAGCAGCCGACGGTGCGCTCGGCCACCGCGCGAGGCTTCGTGCGCTGCGCGACGGACGTCGTCGCAGCGCTCCGCGACGGCTCGGTGCCGAAGGGGGACGTGCTCGCGGTCGCCCGTATCTCGGGCATTCAGGCCGCCAAGCGGACGCCCGACCTGCTGCCGCTCGCTCACGTCATCGGCGTGCACGGCGCCACGGTGGACTTCGCGATCGACGACGACGGCGTGCGCATCGAGGCGACCGTGCGCACCGCCGATCGCACCGGCGTCGAGATGGA is from Microbacterium sp. LWH3-1.2 and encodes:
- the glp gene encoding gephyrin-like molybdotransferase Glp, which codes for MEPRHRGGPRVNGLRTVEDHLADVLAAAVPLPGERVPLSDAHGRTLNEPVRAAEDIPVFDNSAMDGFAVRFADVTDAAADAPVTLRVVSDLPAGTADDPALAPGEAARIMTGSPVPSDADAIVPFEDTAGGLADSLGSISVLRAPRAAGAHIRRAGEDAHAGAEVLPAGVVLGALQVAAVAASGVAEVVVSRRPRVAVISTGSELVEAGAPLRRGQIPESNSVLLAALAADAGAEVVRRASVPDEPGDLDAVLAEVTDPRSPQCADVVVFSGGVSAGAYEVVKTTLASTMTFSKIAMQPGKPQGFGRLPSGALLFGLPGNPVSAAVSFEVFVRSALLRMQGRRVLDRPVLALPAGDGWRTPPGRRQYLPVTIDRTDPRAWRVIPATSGGSHLAGGLGRAEAYAVVPAEADAVSAGDLVDVMLIS
- the moaC gene encoding cyclic pyranopterin monophosphate synthase MoaC, with protein sequence MSTDQPTFTHLDEAGNARMVDVTLKQPTVRSATARGFVRCATDVVAALRDGSVPKGDVLAVARISGIQAAKRTPDLLPLAHVIGVHGATVDFAIDDDGVRIEATVRTADRTGVEMEALTAVSVAALAVVDMVKGLDKGTSIENVRIVTKTGGKSGDWHRPGEA